A region of Anopheles merus strain MAF chromosome 2R, AmerM5.1, whole genome shotgun sequence DNA encodes the following proteins:
- the LOC121587983 gene encoding hamartin: protein MDVAKLFDDLESNNLDRVDEVKRKFQEIFSSTKESWLACNMMEYFAHTSSIRIVEILVKVQQPHDKHIFDRLSEWIRSGTSKTLALTLFGHIIQKRPLWLYKVGNHQLVKEVLKLSKVEKDITSLINAVLCIIDLLPVIPLAMGSFVQDLFDVFNYLATWNQNESHLPEYQLIHLQFGLYELFTRLYGMYPCNFVAFLKQEYSSSGRQAVFQHTIKPLLDTVKIHPRLVLCDRDSETSQQRWKNMEPHDVVNECARMSLEYPEPQPLESAQAQLLAVNGPGGNECPCYMTPIKPYEYPAGGGTDAFEFPWKANVNFFNTLSLDQQLCTIAAQNSIWSPNSTLMQPTPPPTTGTVPHTPIPTPSYTIPTVPVPQPPAADGASPPEAAVEATPETTPMKDTKPAASSRPYPTSVKPQTARAIWTPSQPASPIKKDVGQSHFNYEYPLAVVTSKKLLQVVSDRNQSLLHLSDTGTTTTTTTMTTVASATSTTSNSVPSSPLPIDQQTMVGSAAPGTRNESPMVQIQPAQSRPGDLSQEDQEVDDINSPHMHHSQSLPVGTAVPIRDLCADEDQDQGEGSPCSAGGLHFKNSQSVINYTRRRLHSHCLVDSSDPYYSTGTSPADTSGNYLRNGATMATQLVSLGARGGGGGGGGGVIGPGQQLQIPEPLAIYSRQQVAEQEQHHHYHHQCHHHIHLHQQHHQHNHHHHVVGGAGAGSLFAGHQQQRRHSLPDLKHFALKVNPKLLLDSVSIVKQRQLGQQPNRAGETANGAGNNSASSSEGVGSNADSSPSEEEAISAATHFHSKQEQRSSEQLARNQELFRQLRNNLTTVVTPISHLQHHRGHHHPHQQQQQQLRLQGESFSVTRSRLDHQPSSAGTAIVPVPPHATISTATQTIISWPQPYEQIFYGILQEELRFKNSISQMQHEQQVQKSGRLDPYALLDQYIETCAKTRATQTENGNRANLPESYYQDHIRLLHLQLQYERHRREIHAERNRRLLGKSRKIRALEQNNEALKDQVARLTREIASLNAELSTVRRKTNAELTEVSRECVRWKETLHQEQELCKERQLKIEALQVVIKDETAQRREVNLQLENAQGELFDLRNELRKAVGKADLGQQYREELTRLQSELLMMGEVQLRFREKLTELERLRAREAEIALMKANYHEEWKELKFALQQKSAQLDTAKERQAELEQQLIKREETITHQKRTLKTVKEEYQEKFKALENKYEAQKAIIIRMEDQIEELRVQSCVAKSPDSDRTDAVGSLDHTSPLSISLASSEGIPEIRNLSALVAQNSAGLGTQLGGGGHSSTLPGMGNSSTSGTIELDSNLPTPTTAGLYQQGQGGGTLPDP from the exons ATGGATGTGGCCAAGCTGTTTGACGATCTCGAGTCCAACAATCTGGACCGTGTAGACGAAGTGAAGCGCAAGTTCCAGGAAATATTTTCATCCA cAAAAGAATCCTGGCTTGCGTGCAACATGATGGAGTACTTCGCCCACACCTCCTCGATAAGGATCGTCGAAATACTGGTCAAGGTACAACAGCCCCACGATAAGCACATATTTGACCGACTGTCCGAGTGGATCCGGAGCGGTACGTCGAAAACGCTAGCACTCACCCTGTTCGGGCATATCATCCAGAAACGGCCACTCTGGCTGTATAAGGTGGGCAACCACCAGCTGGTAAAGGAGGTGCTGAAGCTATCCAAGGTGGAGAAAGACATCACCTCGCTGATCAATGCGGTCCTGTGCATCATCGATCTGCTGCCCGTGATCCCGCTGGCGATGGGGAGCTTTGTGCAGGATCTGTTCGACGTATTCAACTACCTTGCCACGTGGAACCAGAACGAGTCGCACCTGCCCGAGTACCAGCTGATCCATCTGCAGTTCGGGCTGTACGAGCTGTTCACCCGGCTGTACGGCATGTATCCGTGCAATTTTGTGGCCTTCCTCAAGCAGGAGTACTCGTCGTCCGGGCGGCAGGCCGTGTTTCAGCACACGATCAAACCGCTTCTGGACACGGTGAAAATACACCCCCGGCTGGTGCTGTGCGACCGGGACAGCGAGACGAGCCAGCAGCGCTGGAAAAACATGGAACCGCACGACGTGGTGAACGAGTGTGCCCGAATGTCGCTCGAGTATCCGGAGCCGCAGCCGCTGGAAAGCGCCCAGGCGCAGCTGCTGGCAGTGAACGGGCCCGGGGGCAACGAATGTCCCTGCTACATGACACCGATAAAACCGTACGAATACCCGGCCGGCGGTGGTACGGATGCTTTCGAATTCCCGTGGAAAGCCAACGTGAACTTTTTCAACACGCTCTCGCTCGACCAGCAGCTGTGCACGATCGCGGCGCAGAACTCGATCTGGTCGCCTAACAGCACGCTTATGCAGCCAACGCCTCCGCCCACCACTGGCACCGTTCCGCATACCCCGATTCCTACGCCCAGCTATACGATCCCAACCGTGCCGGTTCCACAGCCACCGGCAGCGGATGGAGCATCGCCGCCGGAAGCAGCGGTCGAAGCAACGCCCGAGACAACACCGATGAAGGATACGAAACCGGCGGCCAGCAGTAGGCCCTACCCCACGTCCGTGAAACCCCAGACGGCCCGTGCCATCTGGACGCCGTCGCAACCGGCATCGCCGATCAAGAAGGACGTGGGTCAGTCCCACTTCAACTATGAGTATCCGCTCGCGGTGGTCACCTCCAAGAAGCTGCTGCAGGTCGTGAGTGATCGCAACCAGTCGCTGCTGCATCTTTCCGACACGGGCACAACCACGACCACGACCACGATGACAACGGTCGCTTCTGCCACGTCGACCACGAGCAACAGCGTGCCGTCCAGTCCACTGCCGATCGATCAGCAGACGATGGTGGGTTCGGCCGCTCCCGGCACGCGCAACGAGTCGCCCATGGTGCAGATCCAGCCGGCCCAATCACGCCCCGGCGATTTGAGTCAAGAGGACCAGGAGGTGGATGACATCAACAGTCCCCATATGCACCATTCGCAGTCACTGCCGGTCGGTACGGCCGTTCCGATTCGTGATCTGTGTGCGGACGAGGATCAGGACCAGGGCGAGGGGTCGCCCTGTTCCGCCGGTGGGCTGCACTTTAAAAACTCACAGTCCGTCATCAACTATACGCGCCGACGGCTGCACAGCCACTGTTTGGTGGATTCATCTGATCCGTACTACAGCACCGGCACGTCACCGGCGGACACGAGCGGGAACTACCTCCGCAATGGGGCTACCATGGCGACGCAGCTCGTCTCGCTTGGAgcgcgtggtggtggtggtggtggtggcggcggtgttATCGGCCCTGGCCAGCAGCTGCAAATCCCAGAACCGTTGGCCATTTACAGCCGTCAACAGGTGGCCGAACAGGagcaacaccaccactaccaccatcagTGTCACCATCACATACATCTGCACCAACAGCATCATCAacacaatcatcatcatcacgttGTTGGGGGTGCGGGCGCGGGGTCGTTGTTTGCagggcaccagcagcagcgccgccATTCGTTGCCAGATCTGAAACATTTTGCGCTGAAGGTGAATCCGAAGCTGCTGCTCGACTCGGTTTCGATCGTCAAACAGCGCCAGCTGGGCCAGCAGCCGAATCGGGCGGGTGAGACGGCCAACGGCGCAGGCAACAACAGTGCATCGTCCTCGGAAGGTGTCGGCAGCAACGCAGACAGTAGCCCATCGGAGGAGGAAGCCATCTCGGCGGCGACGCACTTTCACAGCAAGCAGGAACAACGCTCCAGTGAGCAGCTCGCACGCAACCAGGAACTTTTCCGCCAGCTGCGCAACAATCTGACGACCGTCGTCACTCCGATCAGTCATCTGCAGCACCACCGTGGACATCACCACCctcaccaacagcagcagcagcagctgcggcTCCAGGGGGAATCGTTCAGTGTTACCCGATCGCGACTCGATCAccagcccagtagtgcaggaACGGCGATCGTGCCGGTTCCGCCACATGCGACCATCTCGACCGCGACGCAAACAATCATTAGCTGGCCGCAGCCTTACGAGCAGATATTTTACGGCATCCTGCAGGAAGAGCTGCGCTTCAAGAACAGCATTTCCCAGATGCAGCACGAACAGCAGGTGCAGAAAAGTGGCCGACTCGATCCGTACGCGCTGCTCGACCAGTACATAGAAACGTGTGCGAAAACGCGCGCTACGCAGACGGAGAATGGCAACCGGGCGAACCTGCCCGAATCGTACTATCAGGACCACATCCGGCTGTTGCATCTGCAGCTGCAGTACGAACGCCATCGGCGGGAGATACACGCCGAGCGCAACCGGCGGCTGCTGGGCAAGAGCCGTAAAATTCGCGCGCTGGAACAGAACAACGAAGCGCTGAAGGATCAGGTGGCCCGGTTGACGCGGGAGATTGCCTCCCTGAATGCGGAGCTCAGTACGGTGCGCCGCAAAACGAACGCCGAGCTTACGGAAGTGTCGCGAGAGTGTGTACGCTGGAAGGAAACGCTCCACCAGGAGCAGGAACTCTGCAAAGAGCGGCAGCTGAAGATTGAGGCGCTGCAGGTGGTGATCAAGGACGAGACGGCCCAGCGCCGGGAGGTGAATCTGCAGCTGGAGAACGCACAGGGCGAGCTGTTCGATTTGCGGAACGAGCTGCGGAAAGCGGTCGGGAAGGCGGACTTGGGGCAGCAGTACCGCGAAGAGCTGACCCGTTTGCAGTcggagctgctgatgatgGGCGAGGTGCAGTTGCGCTTTAGGGAAAAGCTTACGGAGCTGGAGCGGTTGCGCGCGCGGGAAGCAGAAATTGCACTCATGAAAGCGAACTATCACGAGGAATGGAAAG AGCTTAAATTTGCACTGCAGCAAAAATCGGCCCAGCTCGATACGGCCAAGGAACGGCAGGCCGAACTGGAACAGCAGCTGATCAAACGGGAGGAAACTATTACGCACCAGAAACGGACGCTGAAAACGGTTAAGGAAGAGTACCAGGAAAAATTTAAG GCCCTGGAAAACAAATACGAAGCACAAAAGGCAATCATAATCCGCATGGAGGACCAAATCGAAGAGCTGCGCGTCCAGAGCTGCGTTGCGAAATCTCCCGATTCTGATCGGACTG ATGCGGTCGGATCGCTCGATCACACATCACCGCTGTCGATCTCGCTGGCGTCCAGCGAGGGTATTCCGGAAATTCGCAACCTATCCGCCCTTGTTGCACAGAATTCGGCCGGTCTGGGAACACAGCTGGGCGGTGGTGGACACAGCAGTACGTTGCCCGGTAtgggcaacagcagcaccagcggtACCATCGAGCTCGATTCCAATCTTCCGACGCCGACCACTGCCGGTCTGTATCAGCAGGGCCAAGGCGGTGGAACGTTGCCCGATCCATAA
- the LOC121591084 gene encoding zinc finger protein Xfin-like: protein MEPEQEPEPIGEDDPVDVPNSNPETYCRFCFSENEVEPLFAANGTQASAELLQRIQECIGIKLTRKEYCPSAICWSCTLTLEEFQCFRKRCLKFDTLVRRLLPTVKSEPSHRTATPTTAGQKEKKINSKQQPATNVADSEKNNGGPSTALKFKCQFCPRSFKHRMYLDQHLWKHRDRIAADAASAAGAGTKKIPHVNGNGSSAVKIKSEQAAQQKSAEQKPPPAAAPPAGGGATDRPISCEYCPRKFTRRMYYMQHLRRHKPDERLFRCRHCPRSFTSQLRRTGHERKIHGQLSNPKSEQKDTFSCPKCSRVFKHRSSLRMHMLNHDGQLPYGCDICNCRFYSVSYLALHKKRYHGPNAARSMTNGTSIPCHYCSRWFLRECDRSSHIKQMHADMHASKESAAGFNQLLEDCPPADSEGLTDPEMLPPNVHEPMMVIKEEEPDGHESAASNSVANNPDTLQFYCYSCAMPFDTEDMFSEHLDDQHPFGGEQLMDQLQSASPFGEQQQQEQQDQDANVFKCPYCPKTFTRKWSLTQHLPTHIAKKGYQCEYCPAIFTRNEYLRTHRKRKHPNLPETGAHKCSYCPRMFNMVRYKKVHERIAHIKKGDILPEGDDTESSEVAAINSLQVEKQLDESSNSLAPELPSRASDSFDQASNDAPSVASVQNYADLEASSRLAVVLERLPAQELEQYRWQLEHYASMPPVIEIKQELLDPQYGDIEGEGFNDNAVYDGNNYDDEQVEEEDAASNDAEDSFHPDESNDSGKQLLKRKRTKFGITLHPCPHCSKLFKTRTALRLHALYHSGDLPHRCDECGVQFMRYNQLAYHKARYHGANSATMAARYSCDYCPRIFLRKQDRTTHQLMVHARDQANAIDRSPALTIAKKTKRKDYVCRVCDAEFEKYRRCVRHITLIHAGSDGEPECRPIKLCHCSICSGIYKKRDDWHEHLNDHPSVRPHHCEQCIRRRRKASSRKQVHRCSYCPKAFEHKPNLASHLRIHKQQLRFPCGECGVMYDRYRDLLTHQSRYHPENQDDSVAREPLPKCNFCPRVFTRQRDVKYHQEQVHADQVIPAGDTEANNEPEEDEEPDEQQENEGDGLMTFGFGPEMFPEPDVQEDPVFNAADLPIKSEPDPDPPSPSSNMMID, encoded by the exons atgGAGCCAGAGCAAGAGCCCGAACCGATCGGAGAAGATGATCCAGTGGATGT CCCGAACTCGAATCCCGAGACATACTGCCGGTTTTGCTTCTCGGAGAACGAAGTAGAGCCACTGTTTGCCGCGAATGGCACGCAAGCCAGTGCCGAACTGCTGCAACGCATCCAAGAGTGCATCGGCATCAAGCTGACACGGAAGGAATACTGCCCCAGCGCCATTTGCTGGTCGTGTACGCTCACGCTGGAGGAGTTCCAATGCTTTCGCAAACgttgcttgaaatttgacacACTGGTGCGGCGCTTGCTGCCGACGGTGAAATCGGAACCGAGCCATCGCACTGCCACACCGACGACTGCGGGgcagaaggagaaaaaaattaacagcaaacagcagccGGCTACAAATGTGGCCGATTCGGAGAAAAACAATGGTGGGCCGTCGACTGCGTTAAAGTTCAAATGCCAGTTTTGTCCGCGCAGCTTCAAGCACCGAATGTATTTGGATCAGCATCTCTGGAAGCATCGGGACCGGATCGCGGCGGACGCAGCCTCCGCCGCCGGCGCGGGCACTAAAAAAATTCCTCACGTAAATGGAAACGGCAGCTCAGCGGTAAAGATTAAATCGGAACAAGCTGCGCAACAGAAATCCGCTGAGCAGAAGcctcctcctgctgctgctcctcccgCTGGTGGCGGTGCTACCGATCGGCCAATCAGCTGTGAATACTGTCCCCGCAAGTTTACGCGCCGGATGTACTACATGCAGCATCTTCGGCGGCACAAACCGGACGAGCGGTTGTTCCGCTGCCGGCATTGCCCGCGCAGCTTCACGTCACAGCTGCGACGTACGGGGCACGAGCGAAAGATACACGGCCAGCTGAGCAACCCAAAGTCGGAGCAAAAGGACACCTTCTCCTGTCCGAAGTGTTCGCGCGTGTTTAAGCATCGGTCGTCGCTGCGGATGCATATGCTGAACCACGACGGACAGCTGCCGTACGGGTGCGATATCTGCAACTGTCGCTTTTACAGCGTCAGCTATCTGGCCCTGCACAAGAAGCGCTACCATGGCCCGAACGCGGCCCGGTCCATGACGAACGGTACCTCCATTCCGTGCCATTACTGTTCGCGCTGGTTTTTGCGCGAGTGTGACCGGTCGAGCCACATCAAGCAGATGCACGCGGACATGCACGCGAGCAAAGAGTCGGCGGCCGGGTTTAACCAACTGCTCGAAGACTGCCCCCCGGCAGACAGTGAGGGACTGACCGATCCGGAAATGTTGCCGCCAAACGTGCACGAGCCGATGATGGTGATCAAGGAGGAGGAACCGGACGGGCACGAATCGGCGGCTTCCAATTCGGTAGCGAACAATCCGGACACGCTTCAGTTCTACTGCTACTCCTGTGCCATGCCGTTCGACACGGAGGACATGTTCTCGGAACATCTGGACGATCAGCATCCGTTCGGGGGCGAACAGCTGATGGATCAGCTGCAATCGGCTTCCCCGTTCGgggagcaacagcagcaggagcagcaggacCAGGATGCGAACGTGTTCAAATGTCCGTACTGTCCGAAAACGTTCACGCGCAAATGGAGTTTGACGCAGCACCTGCCGACGCACATCGCGAAGAAAGGATACCAGTGCGAATACTGTCCTGCGATCTTTACGCGCAACGAGTACTTGCGCACGCACCGGAAGCGCAAACATCCGAATCTGCCAGAGACGGGCGCGCACAAATGCAGCTACTGTCCGCGCATGTTCAACATGGTGCGATACAAAAAGGTGCACGAACGGATCGCACACATCAAGAAGGGAGACATCCTGCCGGAAGGGGACGACACGGAGAGCAGTGAGGTGGCGGCAATCAACAGTTTGCAGGTTGAGAAGCAGCTGGACGAAAGTAGCAACAGCCTGGCACCGGAGCTACCTTCCCGTGCGTCGGACAGTTTCGATCAAGCGTCCAACGACGCGCCCAGTGTCGCTTCCGTTCAGAACTACGCCGATCTGGAAGCATCCTCGCGGCTCGCCGTTGTGCTGGAACGGTTGCCGGCGCAGGAGCTGGAACAGTACCGTTGGCAGCTGGAGCACTACGCAAGTATGCCACCCGTCATCGAAATCAAGCAGGAACTGTTGGATCCCCAGTACGGCGATATCGAGGGCGAGGGCTTCAATGATAACGCTGTTTATGATGGTAATAATTACGACGATGAGCAGGTGGAGGAGGAAGACGCTGCTAGCAATGACGCGGAGGATTCGTTTCACCCGGACGAATCGAACGATTCGGGAAAGCAGCTGCTGAAGCGAAAGCGTACCAAGTTTGGCATCACGCTTCATCCCTGTCCGCACTGCTCGAAACTGTTCAAAACCCGCACAGCGCTCCGGCTGCACGCGCTTTACCACAGTGGCGATCTGCCGCACCGGTGTGACGAGTGTGGCGTACAGTTTATGCGCTACAACCAGCTCGCGTATCACAAGGCCCGGTACCATGGGGCGAACAGCGCTACGATGGCTGCCCGGTACAGCTGCGACTACTGTCCGCGCATTTTCCTGCGCAAGCAGGACCGCACCACGCACCAGCTGATGGTGCACGCGCGCGATCAGGCGAATGCGATCGATAGATCGCCGGCGCTCACAATCGCGAAGAAAACGAAACGCAAGGATTACGTGTGCCGCGTGTGCGATGCGGAGTTCGAGAAGTATCGGCGGTGCGTCCGGCACATCACACTCATCCACGCGGGCTCGGATGGTGAACCGGAGTGTCGACCGATCAAGCTGTGCCACTGCAGCATCTGCAGCGGCATCTACAAGAAGCGCGACGACTGGCACGAGCATCTGAACGATCATCCGAGCGTGCGGCCGCACCACTGCGAGCAGTGCATCCGGAGGCGCAGAAAAGCGTCCAGCCGGAAGCAGGTGCACCGCTGCTCCTACTGCCCGAAAGCGTTCGAGCACAAGCCGAACCTGGCGTCGCATCTGCGCATACACAAGCAGCAGCTGCGGTTCCCGTGCGGCGAGTGCGGCGTAATGTACGACCGGTATCGCGATCTGCTGACGCACCAGAGCCGCTACCATCCGGAGAATCAAGACGATTCGGTCGCGCGTGAGCCGCTGCCAAAGTGCAACTTTTGTCCGCGTGTGTTCACCCGGCAGCGGGATGTCAAGTATCACCAGGAGCAGGTACATGCGGATCAAGTGATACCGGCTGGCGATACGGAAGCTAATAACGAACCCGAGGAGGATGAAGAACCGGACGAGCAGCAGGAAAATGAGGGTGACGGTTTGATGACATTCGGCTTTGGGCCGGAGATGTTTCCCGAGCCCGACGTGCAAGAGGACCCGGTGTTTAATGCAGCTGACCTGCCGATCAAATCGGAACCGGATCCCGATCCCCCGTCACCAAGCAGTAATATGATGATTGATTGA
- the LOC121587984 gene encoding spore coat protein SP96-like has protein sequence MAHPERLLLLTLLLSLVAHQSTPVAAFEDFLDDIFSIFFDSDSESESEEPIQVNGKHATINVMCDNCTLTINCPNCSSMAMAPMPSSTAQPNDASSPTAAPAPAAPSTTAAAVTTAATEVTTAATTAAAVAAPAGSTVPANTTMADGNDGMASMSTADAETTTAAAF, from the exons ATGGCGCATCCGGAGAGATTGCTGTTGCTTACACTGCTGCTTTCGCTTGTGGCCCACCAATCGACACCGGTTGCTGCTTTCGAAGATTTTCTG GACGACATCTTCTCCATTTTCTTCGACTCGGACAGCGAAAGTGAATCGGAAGAACCGATCCAGGTGAATGGAAAGCATGCCACGATCAACGTAATGTGCGACAACTGCACACTGACAATCAACTGTCCCAACTGTAGCAGCATGGCGATGGCACCGATGCCTTCCAGTACTGCGCAACCGAACGATGCTAGCTCGCCAACTGCTGCACCGGCACCGGCTGCACCATCCACTACTGCGGCCGCAGTAACAACGGCAGCAACGGAAGTGACTACAGcagctactactgctgctgctgttgctgctcctgCAGGTTCAACCGTGCCGGCCAACACGACAATGGCCGATGGAAACGACGGTATGGCGTCCATGTCGACGGCCGATGCCGAAActaccactgctgctgctttctaA